The Bacteroidota bacterium genome includes the window ACGAGCGACAAAAGCAGGACAGCTGGTTTATGGACGATGGCAACGGTGTTGTCCTCGGCCAGCGGGTGGTTGCCATAGAAAAAGCCGGCGTGTATGTGCCTGGCGGTAAAGCCTTTTATCCGTCGAGCCTGCTGATGAATGTAATCCCGGCACAGGTTGCCGGCGTTAGCGAAATACACCTGACTTCCCCTCCGGGCACCGATGGGTTGCCCAGTGCGCTTGTACTTGGAGCTGCCCACTTGCTTGGCGTAGAAAATGTATACAGCGTTGGTGGCGCACAGGCCATTGCAGCGCTGGCTTACGGCACAGAAACCATCCCCAACGTCGACAAAATTGTAGGCCCCGGTAACATTTACGTTGCGACAGCCAAGAAGCAGGTTTTTGGGCCCGTAGCCATTGACTCAGTTGCCGGCCCCAGTGAAATTGTTGTCCTGGCAGACCACACCGCCAACCCTACGTTTGTCGCTGCTGACCTGCTTTCTCAGGCTGAGCATGACGAAAAGGCTTCATCCATTCTCGTCACGAACAGCAGCAAACTAGCCAAGGACGTAAAAGAGGCTGTGACCGAGATGGTCCCAACGCTTAGCCGGCAAACCATTATCAGAGAAGCCCTTCAAACGTACAGCGCATGCGTGGTAACCGAAACGATGGACCAGGCTGTAGAAGTCGTAAATGAACTGGCCCCGGAGCATCTGGAAATTATTGTTACAGATCCGTGGACAACCATGACCCAGATCAAACATGCTGGCGCCATTTTCCTGGGTCCTTATACCAGTGAACCGGTAGGCGACTATTTTGCCGGCCCTAACCACGTACTCCCCACAGGCGGCACAGCCCGGTACGCTTCTGCTTTGGGTGTTGATGACTTTATCCGCAAACAATCGGTCATCCATTACACGCAGGCGCGCTTGATGGAAACGGGACAAAAAATCATAAACTTTGCGAATGCTGAAGAGTTGACGGCTCACGCACGGGCAATCGCCGTGCGCCTTGAAGCTGAAGATCCCAATGCGTAACCATGAAGCTAGCAAACGTCCCGGATTCCTTAAGACAAACCATCCGTCCTTCCATCCGCGCCCAGAAGCCTTATCTGGTGCCCGGCTCCAAAGCCCAACCTGCAACCAAACTCAACCAGAATGAAAGTCCTTTTGATTTGCCTGAAGCAATCAAAAAAGAGCTGGTAGATGTGTTTCTCAAAACCCCCTTCAACCGTTACCCTAAAGAACACCCATACCAGTTAATCAACGCACTGGCCGAAGAGCTCGGCCATCCGACCGAAGGCATCCTGGTGGGAAATGGATCCAATGAGTTAACGTACACGCTGGGCATGTGCCTGATAGCTCCGGACACACCAGTAGTGCTGCCCACGCCCATGTTTTCGCTCTATACATCTGTTGTCAAGATGTTTGCCGGCAATCTTATTGCTG containing:
- the hisD gene encoding histidinol dehydrogenase, which gives rise to ERQKQDSWFMDDGNGVVLGQRVVAIEKAGVYVPGGKAFYPSSLLMNVIPAQVAGVSEIHLTSPPGTDGLPSALVLGAAHLLGVENVYSVGGAQAIAALAYGTETIPNVDKIVGPGNIYVATAKKQVFGPVAIDSVAGPSEIVVLADHTANPTFVAADLLSQAEHDEKASSILVTNSSKLAKDVKEAVTEMVPTLSRQTIIREALQTYSACVVTETMDQAVEVVNELAPEHLEIIVTDPWTTMTQIKHAGAIFLGPYTSEPVGDYFAGPNHVLPTGGTARYASALGVDDFIRKQSVIHYTQARLMETGQKIINFANAEELTAHARAIAVRLEAEDPNA